A section of the Roseivirga sp. BDSF3-8 genome encodes:
- the uvrC gene encoding excinuclease ABC subunit UvrC: MEVPNYTPDQVNNLPDEPGVYRFYNKNRTLIYVGKAKSLKKRVSSYFVKNTGVNRKTLRMVSEIRSLEVTLVNSEFDALLLENNLIKEHQPKYNILLKDDKTYPYICISNERFPRIYATRTVIPSEGTYFGPYASVKAMNNVLDLIRNIYTIRTCKYNLSEENIQKEKYKVCLEFHIGNCQGPCEGLQKEEDYDQDILQCRDILKGHLTIVKNAFKEEMLKASEKLAFERAQRFKEKLDLLEKFQTKSTVVNQKISDVDVFTIVSDEKYAFVNYLKVKDGTIIMTKTVEIKKKLEEENEDILSLVVLELRDRYRSQSKEIITNLPIELGYDDHENVVPKIGDKKKLIELSIKNALFYKKEKYLAMSPGETREDRILKTLQHDLQLKTVPRHIECFDNSNLQGSNPVASMVCFKNGKPSKKEYRHYHIKTVIGPNDFASMEEIVTRRYRRLKDEAAPLPDLVVIDGGKGQLSAAVTALKNLEVYGEIPVVGIAKRLEEIYFPEDPYPLHIDKKSESLALLQRVRDEAHRFAITFHRKTRSKKSFKTELEEIEGVGKTTADKLLKHFKSVKKVREANVEELSAIVGSDKAGRIRSYFSKSV, from the coding sequence ATGGAAGTTCCTAATTATACCCCGGATCAAGTAAATAATCTGCCAGATGAACCAGGAGTGTACCGGTTTTACAATAAGAACCGCACCCTGATCTATGTTGGCAAGGCAAAGAGCCTGAAAAAAAGGGTCAGCAGCTACTTTGTGAAAAATACGGGTGTGAACCGTAAAACGCTGAGAATGGTGAGCGAGATTCGTTCACTGGAAGTTACGCTGGTAAACTCTGAGTTTGATGCGCTGCTGCTGGAAAACAACCTGATAAAGGAACACCAGCCTAAATACAATATCCTGCTTAAGGATGACAAGACCTACCCTTATATCTGTATATCAAATGAGCGCTTTCCCCGCATTTACGCTACGCGGACGGTTATACCGAGTGAAGGCACTTATTTTGGGCCTTATGCCAGCGTAAAAGCCATGAATAATGTGCTGGACCTCATCAGAAACATTTACACGATCAGAACCTGTAAATACAACCTGTCGGAGGAAAATATCCAGAAGGAAAAATATAAGGTATGCCTGGAATTCCATATCGGAAACTGCCAGGGCCCGTGCGAGGGACTTCAAAAAGAAGAGGACTACGACCAGGATATACTCCAGTGCAGGGACATATTGAAAGGCCACCTGACCATCGTAAAAAATGCCTTTAAGGAGGAGATGTTGAAAGCTTCGGAAAAGCTGGCCTTTGAAAGGGCACAGCGCTTTAAAGAAAAGCTCGATTTGCTGGAGAAATTCCAGACAAAATCCACAGTCGTCAATCAGAAAATCTCGGATGTGGACGTCTTCACCATCGTCTCAGATGAGAAATATGCCTTTGTGAATTACCTGAAGGTAAAGGACGGAACGATCATTATGACCAAAACGGTCGAAATAAAAAAGAAGCTTGAAGAGGAGAATGAAGATATCCTCTCATTGGTGGTACTGGAGCTTAGGGACCGCTACCGTAGTCAAAGCAAGGAGATAATTACCAACCTGCCAATAGAACTGGGCTACGATGATCATGAAAATGTGGTGCCTAAAATAGGGGACAAGAAAAAGCTGATCGAGCTATCCATCAAAAATGCGCTCTTCTACAAAAAAGAAAAGTACCTGGCTATGTCACCCGGAGAGACGCGGGAGGACCGAATTCTTAAGACGCTGCAACACGATTTGCAATTAAAGACGGTACCCAGGCACATTGAGTGTTTTGATAACTCTAACCTTCAGGGAAGTAACCCTGTAGCTTCAATGGTATGTTTTAAGAACGGTAAGCCCAGTAAAAAGGAATATCGTCATTATCACATAAAGACGGTAATAGGGCCTAATGACTTCGCGAGTATGGAGGAGATCGTAACGAGGCGGTACAGACGCCTGAAAGATGAGGCAGCACCCCTTCCGGACTTAGTAGTGATTGATGGCGGCAAAGGTCAGCTAAGTGCGGCGGTGACGGCTCTTAAGAACCTGGAGGTATACGGAGAAATTCCGGTGGTGGGTATTGCTAAGCGCCTTGAGGAAATCTATTTCCCAGAGGACCCGTACCCGCTTCATATAGATAAAAAAAGTGAATCGCTGGCTCTGCTACAGCGCGTGCGGGATGAAGCACACCGGTTTGCTATCACCTTTCACAGGAAAACACGAAGCAAAAAAAGCTTTAAAACTGAGCTGGAGGAGATAGAAGGGGTGGGTAAAACCACTGCTGATAAGCTTCTGAAACACTTTAAATCGGTTAAAAAGGTCAGGGAGGCTAACGTAGAAGAGCTATCAGCTATAGTAGGAAGTGACAAGGCAGGCAGGATAAGGTCATACTTTTCTAAAAGTGTATAA
- the gldN gene encoding gliding motility protein GldN has product MRKLSYVFVFAMVCALLSSGTSMAQEMDDNGYNPNSVLPIHESDIMWKKRVWRRMDLQEKQNKPFFAYNKEITRLMIDAVKAGILVPYKNDSLTTRMSKEEFLKNLEIPEYGGGDELTEEEKAMGFSNEEPADDAWGGDGWSDEGDDSGSTADDGATADSEKTASASDKLYFSPRDVSVLELQEDMIFDKRRSRLFFDIQSVKMVIPSEKFETGLIRELGVFKYKDLVELFRNMPEEAVWFNPHNSAQHKNLADAFTLRLFGARIIKVANPDDAMIVDIYNRSPREGIMASQWLEQQLIEFEHNLWEF; this is encoded by the coding sequence ATGAGAAAATTAAGTTATGTATTCGTTTTCGCTATGGTATGTGCCCTGCTGAGTTCAGGCACTTCTATGGCGCAGGAAATGGACGACAACGGGTATAACCCCAATAGCGTCCTACCCATACATGAGTCTGACATTATGTGGAAGAAGCGTGTGTGGCGCAGAATGGACCTTCAGGAAAAGCAAAATAAGCCATTCTTTGCCTATAACAAGGAAATCACCCGATTGATGATCGATGCTGTAAAGGCAGGTATCCTTGTTCCTTATAAGAATGATTCCCTCACCACTCGTATGTCTAAAGAGGAGTTTCTCAAGAACCTTGAGATTCCTGAATACGGTGGAGGTGATGAGCTTACCGAAGAGGAAAAAGCCATGGGCTTTAGTAATGAAGAACCCGCTGATGACGCCTGGGGAGGCGATGGCTGGAGCGATGAAGGCGACGATAGCGGTTCTACCGCTGACGATGGTGCTACTGCTGACTCGGAAAAGACTGCCTCAGCCTCAGACAAATTGTACTTTTCACCACGTGATGTATCTGTACTGGAACTACAGGAAGACATGATCTTCGATAAGAGGCGTTCACGTCTGTTCTTTGACATCCAGTCAGTTAAAATGGTAATACCTTCAGAGAAGTTCGAAACCGGACTGATCCGTGAGTTAGGTGTATTTAAGTACAAAGACCTTGTGGAGCTTTTTCGCAACATGCCTGAAGAGGCTGTCTGGTTCAACCCTCATAACAGTGCACAGCACAAGAATCTCGCAGATGCATTTACGCTTCGTCTGTTTGGCGCCCGTATTATAAAGGTGGCCAACCCTGACGATGCTATGATTGTAGACATCTATAACCGCTCACCTCGTGAAGGTATAATGGCTTCACAGTGGCTTGAGCAGCAACTTATCGAATTCGAACACAACTTGTGGGAATTCTAA
- the gldM gene encoding gliding motility protein GldM yields MAGGKETPRQKMIGMMYLVLTALLALQVSNAVLEKFVDIDRALVQSVQQGQVRSNETLSRISKAVDDAGNRASDQKQLEAAKEVQAKTREVISYLEDLKEEMVTQTGGYEETESGAKIPKNLKEDEKISFMMVQENKGAKGEELKKTLNDYVQFLNQKTGSNFKPIAFDGENDPYFKNFSEHNNKDFATLKFDRTPLGAALATVSQFETEVVARETAALDEIARSLGAEDVKFDKIVPMVRAESNIVAAGAKYKADMFISASSSGITPTMKMNGSDIAVDGGFGKVEFVAQPGQYDKDGLAKKSFEAAISVRLPSGKDTTYTETIEYFVAKPVIQVQSQSVQALYLNCGNELNVQVPALGSSYNPTFSASGANTIPGSQRGLVTVVPQAAEVALTVRNDGNVIGTEKFKVRRVPKPEVRLTSRGKELNQKAGESISRLRSLEINAVAEEGFAQFLPKDARYRVNEWTITLARGNRPVGSPIRATSEKVNLSSLLGSAKAGDRLVVEVKGVQRMNFRGKIENVNMSVPPQIIPLN; encoded by the coding sequence ATGGCAGGAGGAAAAGAAACTCCCAGGCAGAAAATGATCGGTATGATGTACCTGGTACTAACGGCCCTTTTGGCCCTGCAGGTAAGTAATGCCGTCCTGGAGAAGTTCGTAGATATAGACCGCGCCCTCGTTCAGTCGGTACAGCAGGGCCAGGTGAGAAGCAATGAGACTCTTTCTAGGATCTCGAAAGCTGTAGATGATGCCGGTAATAGAGCGTCAGACCAAAAGCAGCTTGAGGCCGCGAAAGAAGTGCAGGCAAAGACGCGTGAAGTAATTTCATACCTTGAAGACCTGAAAGAAGAAATGGTTACCCAAACCGGTGGATACGAAGAAACCGAAAGCGGTGCCAAAATACCTAAGAACCTGAAAGAAGATGAGAAAATCTCTTTTATGATGGTTCAGGAAAATAAAGGAGCAAAAGGTGAGGAGCTTAAGAAGACGCTGAATGACTATGTTCAGTTCCTCAACCAAAAGACCGGAAGTAATTTCAAGCCAATTGCTTTCGACGGTGAAAATGATCCTTATTTTAAGAATTTCAGCGAGCATAATAACAAAGATTTTGCAACACTGAAATTTGATCGTACACCACTTGGTGCTGCCCTTGCAACTGTTTCGCAGTTTGAAACAGAAGTAGTGGCTCGCGAAACGGCTGCTCTTGATGAGATCGCCCGTAGCCTAGGCGCTGAGGACGTGAAGTTTGATAAGATCGTTCCTATGGTTCGTGCCGAATCAAACATCGTAGCCGCTGGTGCTAAGTATAAGGCTGATATGTTTATCTCAGCATCATCTTCAGGAATTACGCCTACCATGAAAATGAATGGTTCAGACATAGCTGTTGATGGTGGATTTGGTAAGGTAGAATTCGTCGCCCAGCCTGGTCAGTATGACAAAGATGGTCTGGCTAAGAAGTCTTTCGAAGCAGCCATCAGCGTTCGTCTTCCCAGTGGTAAAGACACTACATATACGGAGACTATAGAATACTTCGTAGCTAAGCCCGTTATTCAGGTTCAGTCACAGTCTGTTCAGGCCCTTTACCTGAACTGTGGAAACGAACTGAATGTACAGGTTCCTGCACTGGGTTCTTCATACAATCCCACCTTCTCAGCCAGTGGTGCTAACACGATCCCTGGTAGTCAGAGAGGGCTGGTAACAGTAGTTCCTCAGGCAGCTGAAGTTGCGCTTACGGTTCGTAATGACGGTAACGTAATCGGTACGGAGAAATTCAAAGTAAGAAGAGTACCTAAGCCTGAAGTAAGACTTACAAGTCGTGGCAAAGAGCTAAACCAAAAGGCCGGTGAGAGTATCAGTCGTCTGCGTTCTCTTGAGATTAATGCGGTGGCTGAAGAAGGCTTTGCACAATTCCTTCCTAAGGATGCCCGTTATCGTGTAAACGAGTGGACAATTACCCTTGCACGTGGTAACCGTCCGGTTGGTTCTCCTATCCGTGCCACTAGCGAAAAGGTAAACCTGAGCAGTCTGCTCGGTTCTGCCAAAGCTGGTGACCGTCTGGTAGTAGAAGTAAAAGGTGTTCAGCGTATGAACTTCCGTGGTAAGATCGAGAATGTGAACATGAGCGTTCCTCCTCAGATCATTCCTTTGAATTAA
- the gldL gene encoding gliding motility protein GldL, whose translation MSRNKGGFKELFYGSVMPKIYGIGAAVVIVGAMFKILHWEGANIMLVVGLTTEAAIFFLSSFEPKGSEYDWSRVYPELSEEFDGPVARKKVQNGSSDSVSKKLDHMLESSKVGPELVDSLGKGMKNLSDSVGKMANLSNAAVATEEYAQNVKTASKSLVEMNKSYGTTLTAMSEMTTASKDAKEYHAQVQSVTKNLSALNAVYELELNDANNHLKAMNKFYNNLSGAMENMSQASKESEQFKTQMSQLTTNIGSLNKVYGNMLSAMKG comes from the coding sequence ATGAGCAGAAACAAAGGTGGTTTCAAGGAACTGTTCTACGGTTCCGTTATGCCTAAAATCTACGGTATCGGTGCAGCTGTTGTAATTGTTGGAGCTATGTTTAAAATCCTTCACTGGGAAGGTGCAAACATCATGCTTGTAGTTGGTTTGACAACGGAAGCTGCGATTTTCTTCCTCAGTTCGTTTGAACCTAAAGGAAGTGAGTATGACTGGTCGCGTGTTTATCCTGAGCTAAGCGAAGAATTCGACGGACCTGTAGCAAGAAAGAAAGTACAAAACGGATCATCCGATTCAGTTTCTAAGAAACTAGATCACATGCTTGAGAGCAGCAAAGTTGGTCCTGAGTTAGTGGATAGCCTTGGTAAAGGCATGAAAAACCTATCGGACTCTGTTGGCAAAATGGCGAATCTGAGCAATGCAGCTGTAGCTACTGAAGAGTATGCACAGAATGTTAAGACTGCCAGCAAGTCTCTTGTAGAAATGAACAAATCTTATGGCACTACCCTTACAGCCATGTCTGAAATGACTACAGCTTCTAAGGATGCCAAAGAATACCACGCACAGGTTCAGAGTGTAACTAAAAACCTGAGCGCGTTGAATGCAGTGTATGAGCTTGAGCTTAACGATGCGAACAATCACCTGAAAGCAATGAACAAGTTCTACAATAACCTTAGCGGGGCTATGGAGAACATGTCTCAGGCAAGCAAGGAAAGTGAGCAGTTCAAGACTCAGATGTCACAGCTTACTACCAATATCGGTAGCCTGAATAAGGTATACGGCAACATGCTTAGTGCGATGAAAGGGTAA
- the gldK gene encoding gliding motility lipoprotein GldK, giving the protein MNKLVFLKKAAVLCSVAAALALQGCGLFGRGGGDDRGEVVGVQGREGWVMTVPYGMVPIPAGTFHMGQADEDVAASMINFNKQVTIGGFYMDDTEITNNEYRQFMEAMMQDSLSVLGEDFVMNELYPDTTVWVKDFTHHMGDPLMVYYYSHPAFDNYPVVGVDWEAAQFFCEWRTDYLNSYRESRGLFPMPNFRLPSEAEWEYAARGGRDMAKYPWGNPYIRNSKGCMLANFKPGRGNYYDDGFAYTAPVGAYFTNDFGLYDMSGNVSEWCEDAYNPASVPLVWDLNPTYFDDEEPNKVVRGGSWKDIAYFLETGTRDYQHKDSTNAYVGFRCAMTYLGRSAGNEF; this is encoded by the coding sequence ATGAATAAATTGGTGTTCCTCAAAAAGGCTGCTGTACTGTGTTCAGTGGCTGCTGCACTAGCCTTGCAGGGGTGCGGACTTTTCGGCCGGGGAGGCGGCGACGACCGTGGTGAGGTTGTCGGTGTCCAGGGTCGCGAAGGATGGGTCATGACAGTACCCTACGGCATGGTGCCGATACCTGCTGGTACATTTCACATGGGACAGGCTGACGAAGATGTTGCTGCTAGTATGATTAACTTCAACAAGCAGGTGACCATCGGTGGCTTCTATATGGATGATACCGAAATTACCAATAACGAGTACAGACAGTTCATGGAAGCCATGATGCAGGATTCTCTCAGTGTACTGGGTGAGGACTTCGTTATGAATGAGCTATATCCTGATACTACCGTTTGGGTCAAAGACTTTACTCACCACATGGGCGACCCCCTTATGGTGTATTATTATAGCCACCCCGCTTTTGATAACTACCCCGTGGTAGGTGTTGACTGGGAGGCTGCACAGTTCTTCTGTGAGTGGAGAACAGATTATCTTAACAGCTACCGTGAAAGCAGGGGTCTCTTCCCTATGCCTAACTTCCGTCTCCCTTCTGAGGCTGAGTGGGAATATGCTGCACGTGGCGGTCGCGACATGGCTAAATACCCCTGGGGTAACCCTTACATCCGTAACTCCAAAGGATGTATGCTGGCAAACTTTAAGCCAGGCCGTGGTAACTACTATGATGATGGATTTGCTTACACTGCGCCTGTAGGTGCTTACTTCACTAACGACTTCGGGCTATATGATATGTCCGGTAACGTTTCTGAATGGTGTGAGGATGCCTATAATCCTGCTTCCGTGCCCCTAGTATGGGACCTAAACCCTACTTACTTTGACGACGAAGAGCCTAATAAGGTAGTAAGAGGTGGTTCATGGAAGGACATTGCCTATTTCCTGGAGACTGGTACTAGAGATTACCAGCATAAGGATTCTACTAATGCCTACGTGGGCTTCAGGTGTGCGATGACTTACCTGGGTCGCTCTGCAGGCAACGAATTTTAA
- a CDS encoding type IX secretion system membrane protein PorP/SprF: protein MQKILVPIILLCVLGGLTSVHAQQDVQFTQYMFNYLYYNPAYSGVEGVTKVTAMHRSQWAGYTPTFSDGGAPATQMVSFTTPVLRYRSGVGAYIINENLGALQNMEAQVSYAYHIGVEKAKLSFGIRAGAFSQVIDFDQYRPIDEDDPLLADKSGQESQIRPDLAVGVHYQSEKFYAGIGANHIINSEFDFGVNQLRNRLEPHLNLSFGYYYDFNYNLLLIPSFLVRTDLNTYNFEVGVLGTYDDKYWGGLSFRQGESANVMLGIALLKENALRIGYGFDYVIKAQGAKSPTSHEVMLSYTLPAISSAGRKIQRNPRFRHN, encoded by the coding sequence ATGCAAAAGATACTTGTACCAATAATACTATTATGTGTATTGGGTGGTCTGACATCAGTTCATGCCCAGCAGGACGTGCAGTTCACCCAATACATGTTTAATTATCTTTATTATAACCCTGCCTACTCCGGTGTGGAGGGCGTGACTAAAGTCACAGCCATGCACCGTAGCCAGTGGGCCGGTTATACCCCCACCTTTTCTGATGGTGGCGCTCCAGCCACCCAAATGGTTTCATTTACTACCCCTGTGCTCCGCTACAGAAGTGGAGTGGGAGCGTATATTATAAATGAAAATCTGGGGGCACTCCAAAACATGGAAGCCCAGGTTTCCTATGCATATCATATCGGCGTCGAAAAAGCTAAGCTAAGCTTTGGCATCAGGGCTGGTGCCTTTAGCCAGGTGATAGACTTCGATCAATACCGTCCTATCGATGAAGATGATCCCTTGCTGGCTGACAAGAGTGGCCAGGAGTCGCAGATCAGACCGGACCTCGCAGTAGGTGTCCATTACCAAAGCGAAAAATTTTACGCTGGTATTGGAGCCAACCATATTATTAATAGTGAATTCGACTTTGGCGTAAACCAATTGAGGAACAGGCTCGAGCCACACCTCAATCTTTCCTTCGGATATTACTATGATTTCAATTATAACCTGCTGCTTATTCCCAGTTTTCTGGTACGAACAGACCTCAATACCTATAATTTTGAGGTAGGGGTATTAGGTACCTATGATGATAAATACTGGGGAGGCCTGTCTTTTAGGCAGGGAGAGTCGGCAAATGTCATGCTCGGTATAGCACTTTTAAAAGAAAACGCACTGCGCATCGGCTATGGTTTCGACTATGTGATAAAAGCACAGGGTGCTAAGAGCCCTACGTCACATGAGGTGATGTTAAGTTACACATTACCAGCTATTTCCAGTGCTGGAAGGAAAATTCAGCGTAACCCTAGATTTAGACATAACTAG
- a CDS encoding uroporphyrinogen-III synthase has protein sequence MSKTVKDRLKKVETILVSQPQPTDNNSPYFALAEKYGLKIDFRPFIQIDPVSHKEFRQQKVDILKHTAVIFTSRNAVDHFFRLCSESKIELPADMKYFCISEQTANYLQKYIVVRKRKIFTGHRTAQDLIEILKKHRNEKYIFPCSNIRKNDIPDFLEKNGYNFTEAIIYKTVASDLSDLEDVYYDIIAFYSPSGINSLFVNFPDYQQNDTRLAAFGPTTAKAVRDHDLILDIEAPQPNAPSMTGALELYIKKANGV, from the coding sequence ATGTCTAAAACAGTGAAAGACAGGCTAAAAAAGGTAGAAACCATCTTGGTTTCTCAACCACAACCCACAGATAACAACTCCCCTTATTTTGCTTTAGCCGAAAAATACGGATTGAAAATCGATTTCCGGCCGTTCATTCAGATCGACCCGGTATCGCATAAAGAATTCCGACAGCAAAAGGTTGATATTCTCAAGCATACGGCAGTGATTTTTACCAGCCGCAATGCCGTGGACCATTTTTTTCGATTATGCTCTGAGAGTAAAATTGAGTTGCCTGCCGACATGAAGTATTTCTGCATTAGCGAGCAGACCGCTAATTATCTGCAGAAATATATTGTCGTCAGAAAGCGTAAAATATTTACCGGTCACAGGACTGCTCAGGATTTGATCGAAATTCTGAAGAAGCACAGGAATGAAAAGTACATCTTCCCCTGCTCCAATATCAGAAAAAATGACATTCCAGATTTCCTTGAAAAGAATGGCTACAACTTTACCGAAGCCATTATTTACAAGACCGTAGCAAGCGATCTTTCTGATCTTGAGGACGTTTATTACGACATCATCGCGTTTTACAGTCCATCAGGAATTAACTCTTTATTTGTCAATTTCCCCGATTATCAGCAGAACGATACGCGATTGGCAGCCTTCGGGCCTACTACAGCCAAGGCCGTTCGGGACCATGACCTCATACTGGATATTGAGGCGCCGCAGCCCAATGCTCCTTCTATGACAGGGGCCTTGGAATTGTACATTAAAAAGGCTAATGGTGTGTAA
- a CDS encoding DUF4271 domain-containing protein has product MKRFWVTFDEAYESYRPYFTGSEAAKTSVSFYLDANRYRPYSLNLQLPPKTYIFINNTLAGRFSQGGNHYLSIDSLANKYHSDSLFITIFNENRVADLAETQITRQSLLASLGLSEDKSFLNLQDRQQNYFKEVFITLSIGWLILLAIGYNAYDKSYREFFSVARAFAFRLREENVLKNRPFTRENVMFFVIYCYLFSLIFFSVKHYFRPQAALFNFITFGSYSESLFAFTLFNVGLFFLLLIKYLLLINMGAIFDLRNLVIVHFIDYIRISLILFSFVYALLVIIFLSDIYIGLTITHIVYLLIASAFLRVVLVFFKLSSNSGFKFVHLFSYLCTTEIAPLVVALKFLLK; this is encoded by the coding sequence TTGAAAAGATTCTGGGTCACCTTCGATGAAGCCTATGAAAGCTATCGCCCCTATTTTACAGGGAGTGAAGCCGCTAAGACAAGCGTTAGTTTTTACCTTGATGCTAATCGATACAGGCCCTACTCCCTAAACCTGCAACTTCCTCCCAAAACCTATATTTTTATAAATAATACCCTGGCCGGCCGTTTTTCGCAGGGCGGAAACCATTATCTGAGCATTGATAGCCTGGCCAATAAATACCATTCTGATAGCCTGTTTATTACAATCTTCAATGAAAACCGTGTAGCAGACCTTGCCGAAACCCAGATTACACGTCAAAGCCTGCTTGCCAGCCTTGGTCTTTCAGAAGATAAGTCCTTTTTGAATCTGCAGGATCGTCAACAGAACTATTTCAAAGAAGTCTTTATTACCCTTTCGATTGGTTGGCTTATCCTGCTCGCCATTGGGTATAATGCTTATGATAAATCTTACCGCGAGTTTTTTAGCGTGGCTAGAGCTTTCGCCTTTAGGCTAAGAGAAGAAAATGTGTTGAAGAACCGGCCTTTTACCAGGGAGAACGTCATGTTCTTTGTAATCTATTGTTATTTGTTTAGCCTTATTTTTTTCAGTGTTAAGCATTACTTCCGGCCTCAAGCAGCTCTTTTCAATTTTATTACTTTCGGAAGCTATAGTGAATCCCTATTTGCTTTTACATTATTTAATGTCGGTCTCTTCTTTTTATTACTTATTAAGTATCTGCTTCTGATTAATATGGGGGCTATTTTTGACTTGAGAAATCTGGTAATTGTGCACTTTATCGATTACATCAGAATATCTCTCATTTTGTTCTCTTTCGTATATGCTTTACTGGTAATTATTTTTCTCTCCGATATTTACATCGGCTTAACCATCACACATATAGTTTACTTGTTGATAGCCAGCGCGTTTCTTAGGGTAGTCTTGGTGTTCTTCAAGCTCTCAAGTAACAGCGGCTTTAAATTTGTTCATTTATTTTCCTACCTTTGCACCACTGAAATAGCCCCTCTCGTAGTGGCATTGAAGTTCTTATTGAAATAG
- the hemW gene encoding radical SAM family heme chaperone HemW: protein MSGIYIHIPFCRKACHYCDFHFSTNLSYVGEMVKALHTELRLQRNFLQDGQVETIYLGGGTPSVLSPADIDSLLSLIYREYEVAGNMEITLEANPDDLDGDYLGNIRAAGINRLSIGTQSFDDRVLKLMNRSHSAAQSISSVELARKAGFDNLNMDLIYAVPSSGLAVWENDLATMIGISPEHISAYHLTIEDKTVFGNWYMKGKLSVPGEEESVSQYQTLVESLEKTGYEHYEVSNFAKKGKKSKHNSAYWKGSYYLGIGPGAHSYDGETRRYNVSHNIKYIKSLGDHKIPSEIEVLTRTNKINEYILTGLRTWRGIDKKVLRENFGYVFETAKISYLNSLVENDLAKWSGGCLKLTDKGLLLADRIAEDLFLEEYD from the coding sequence TTGTCAGGCATTTACATACATATCCCATTCTGCCGAAAGGCCTGCCATTATTGTGACTTTCACTTTAGCACCAATCTAAGCTATGTGGGGGAAATGGTAAAGGCTCTTCATACTGAGCTCCGTCTTCAAAGGAATTTTCTGCAGGATGGACAGGTGGAAACAATCTATTTAGGTGGAGGCACACCGTCAGTTTTATCTCCCGCTGATATTGATTCGCTTCTGAGCCTTATTTACAGGGAGTACGAGGTAGCGGGAAATATGGAAATTACCCTTGAGGCCAACCCAGATGACCTTGATGGTGATTATTTAGGGAATATTAGAGCAGCCGGAATTAACAGGCTGAGTATTGGCACTCAATCATTTGATGATAGGGTACTGAAATTAATGAACCGGTCTCACTCTGCTGCGCAGTCAATAAGCTCGGTTGAGCTTGCCAGAAAAGCTGGATTTGACAATTTGAATATGGACCTGATCTATGCGGTACCTTCTTCCGGACTGGCTGTTTGGGAAAATGACCTGGCTACAATGATTGGTATTTCACCTGAGCATATTTCTGCCTATCATCTGACTATCGAAGATAAAACGGTTTTTGGCAATTGGTACATGAAGGGCAAGCTAAGCGTTCCGGGGGAAGAGGAGAGTGTGAGCCAGTATCAAACACTGGTGGAGTCACTGGAGAAAACGGGATATGAGCACTATGAAGTATCTAACTTTGCTAAAAAAGGAAAAAAATCAAAACATAACAGCGCCTACTGGAAGGGAAGCTACTACCTGGGCATAGGGCCTGGGGCGCACTCATATGACGGGGAAACAAGGCGTTACAATGTGAGTCATAACATAAAGTATATCAAATCATTAGGCGATCATAAGATTCCTTCTGAAATAGAAGTACTAACCAGGACAAATAAAATAAATGAATATATACTGACGGGATTGAGAACCTGGAGGGGGATTGATAAAAAGGTGCTGCGAGAAAATTTTGGCTATGTATTTGAGACAGCGAAAATATCTTATTTAAATTCTCTGGTTGAGAACGATCTGGCCAAATGGAGCGGGGGGTGCCTAAAACTTACGGACAAGGGACTCCTGCTGGCTGATAGGATAGCTGAAGATCTTTTTTTAGAGGAATATGATTGA